From the genome of Faecalibacterium prausnitzii:
CAAGGGGGTACTCCACGTTGTGGGCAGCAAGGAAGTCGTTCACCGTCTTTTCTGCGCCGATGGAGATGGAGTCGCCGCCGGCGGCGTAGTTGCGGATGAAGGACAGATCCTTGTTTTTCAGCTTGGGGTCAGCGGCCATCTGCTGGTAGTGAGAAGGCACACCGAACATGTGTTCGGGCTTGTGCTTCAACAGAAGGCTGCCGAGCTTGGTGGGGTCCAGATTCGGGATGATGACGACCTTCAGCCCCAGGGCCAGCGGCATGTGGACGCCGCAGGCGTAGCCATAGGCGATGAAGGGGGGCATGACGTTTAGGAGCGTCTGCCCCTTCCGGAACAGGGCATGCCATGCGGCAAACTGCTGCGCGATGGCGTTGAAGTTCCGGTCCGTCAGCATGACGCCCTTGGGGGAGCCGGTGGTGCCGCCGGTGTGGACCACCACACAGGCATGGTCGGGGTCATAGGGCTCGCCGGATGTGCTGGCGTCCTGCCCGTTTGCGATGAACTGCTTCCACATCAGGGTATTGGAGTCGTACTTGTTGCGGTCGGGATTGGAGACCTTGTAGCCGATGGCCAGCGGCAGGGGCAGCGAGTCGGCCGGGGAAAGCACAATGACCCGCTCCACATGGGTGCGCCGGGCGGCCTGACGGCAGCGGTCATACACCACGTTCAGGCAGATCAGCAGATGAGAATCCACTTCCTCAATGTACTCATGGATGCCGTCGGCGCTGTACCGGGGGTCCACCAGATTCAGGGTCGCACCGATGCGATCGGCGGCGTAGAACGCATAGATGACCTCAGGGGTCATCACGCTGACCACGGTGATGATATCACCCTTTCGGACGCCTGCCGCCCGGAAGGCAGCAGCGGTCTTCTTGGTGTTCACGATGAGGTCTGCATAGGTGAACTTCCGGCCATAATATTCAAGGGCCGTTTCCGACAGGCGGTTCTTGTTCTGCTGCCGGACAAAGTCGAAAGCAGAACATTCCGGCATCGGCTGGTCGATGTAATTGGGGTCGTAATATTTGAGCCACGGGCGAGCCTGTGACGCATAGAGAACCTTGCTGGTCGTTGTCATAAAACCTATCCTTTTGTTAAAAATTGTACAATGCGTTCCCTGCTATTGTAGTAAAGACACCGGCAAAAGTCAAGAAACAAAGGGTGAACAATGCCCCGACAGCCTAAAAGATTTGAGAGAGTTTACAATTCGCGGATCCACTGTGCGGCTTCGGTCGCATTGCAGAGCACGAAGTGATTGGGCCGCAGTTCCTGCCACTGCGGGGGCTCGGCGGTGTAATCGTGCATGGCGGGGTCGTAGACCAGCAGCTTTTTCTTCCGCTCCAGCCGGGGGTTCGGCATGGGGATGGCCGAAAGCAGGCTGCGGGTATAGGGATGGATGGCGTGATTCACCAGCTCTTCGGCGTCGGCCAGCTCCACGATGTCGCCCTTGTGGATGACGGCGATGCGGTCCGAGATGTACCGCATGACGGACAGGTCGTGCGCGATGAACAGGTAGGTGATGCCACGCTCCTTTTGCAGATGGCGCAGCAAGTTGAGCACCTGGGCGCGGATGGACATATCCAGTGCAGAGATGGGCTCATCGGCGATGATGAACTCCGGCTCCACGATGAGGGCGCGGGCGATGCCGATGCGCTGGCGCTGGCCGCCGGAGAACTCGTGCGGGAAGCGGGAGGCAAATTCGGGCAGCAGGCCGACATCCAGCAGCGCCTGGCGGACTTTTTCTTCCCGCTGGGCAGCAGTCAGGTCGGGCCGGACGTTCATCAGGCCCTCGCCGACGATGTAGCTCACCTTGGCGCGCTCGTTCAGGGAGGACTGCGGGTCCTGGAAGATCATCTGGATCTCCTTGATGACCTGCTGGTCCAGCGCGTGGGAGATT
Proteins encoded in this window:
- a CDS encoding ATP-binding cassette domain-containing protein, which translates into the protein MAEERETLLEIKDLEVTYGSGKKAYRAVNRANFKIYKGETFGLVGESGSGKTTIGRAIMRILPTSGGEILYKGQKINGRISHALDQQVIKEIQMIFQDPQSSLNERAKVSYIVGEGLMNVRPDLTAAQREEKVRQALLDVGLLPEFASRFPHEFSGGQRQRIGIARALIVEPEFIIADEPISALDMSIRAQVLNLLRHLQKERGITYLFIAHDLSVMRYISDRIAVIHKGDIVELADAEELVNHAIHPYTRSLLSAIPMPNPRLERKKKLLVYDPAMHDYTAEPPQWQELRPNHFVLCNATEAAQWIREL
- a CDS encoding class I adenylate-forming enzyme family protein, which encodes MTTTSKVLYASQARPWLKYYDPNYIDQPMPECSAFDFVRQQNKNRLSETALEYYGRKFTYADLIVNTKKTAAAFRAAGVRKGDIITVVSVMTPEVIYAFYAADRIGATLNLVDPRYSADGIHEYIEEVDSHLLICLNVVYDRCRQAARRTHVERVIVLSPADSLPLPLAIGYKVSNPDRNKYDSNTLMWKQFIANGQDASTSGEPYDPDHACVVVHTGGTTGSPKGVMLTDRNFNAIAQQFAAWHALFRKGQTLLNVMPPFIAYGYACGVHMPLALGLKVVIIPNLDPTKLGSLLLKHKPEHMFGVPSHYQQMAADPKLKNKDLSFIRNYAAGGDSISIGAEKTVNDFLAAHNVEYPLAKGYGMTEVSSAATIAAGTITKPGSVGIPMVNTLVSVFEPGTTKELPIGERGELCICSPSMMKGYYGKPEETANILRTHEDGTVWAHTGDVGYMDADGFVYLDGRIKRLIIRHDGFKVFPSMIENVISQHPAVHQCSVVGCTDKDHVQGRLPFVFVVLKPEAAASTKKRQIIKELRQICAEELPEYVQPVGYKFLDAMPMTPVGKFDYRKLETEITSRDY